One Malus sylvestris chromosome 14, drMalSylv7.2, whole genome shotgun sequence DNA segment encodes these proteins:
- the LOC126600229 gene encoding cytochrome b561 and DOMON domain-containing protein At3g61750-like isoform X1, protein MVMMRNSSNSLIMLSYVFMITMMIFLLKPNKRLVNAGQNDIVVLPNFCTTRLNVLQPPYHDIPKSICSSLDWHGYRISFFQDNNAVLTVVLSGMNENSWVGVGVSKDGMMVGSSAVVGWMNRDGRSGTVKQYYLKGRTRNDEIIPDKGELKFTNVTPTIVVKDQIIYLGFQLQFSSRLDRQPFLFAAGYGKPGANNILPTHKYRSALLVDFPKGVIRIGFVDSRKVKMTHGILTIIGWGIIIPFGASMARYLREYEPLWYYLHSSVQFIGFFVGLSGVAVGRTLYELVHADFNSHRSIGYIVLALSVLQLCQFIMRPSRTSKVRKYWNKSHQWVGRSVVVLALVNIFIGLFYGNGGKPFKTFFLCAFSLFVLSQIILEIRHLLQSKRAALATTADEPPLFQVPPRT, encoded by the exons ATGGTGATGATGAGGAATTCATCAAATTCCTTGATAATGTTGAGCTATGTCTTCATGATCACGATGATGATATTTTTATTAAAGCCAAATAAGAGATTGGTCAATGCTGGTCAGAATGATATCGTAGTACTGCCTAATTTTTGTACAACACGTTTAAATGTTCTCCAGCCACCCTATCATGATATACCGAAATCCATCTGTTCATCCCTCGATTGGCACGGCTACCGTATTAGC TTCTTTCAGGATAATAACGCTGTTCTTACCGTTGTACTATCGGGAATGAACGAAAACAGTTGGGTCGGAGTCGGGGTGTCAAAGGACGGCATGATGGTTGGTTCGAGTGCCGTGGTGGGATGGATGAACAGAGACGGCAGATCGGGCACAGTAAAGCAATATTATTTGAAAGGACGTACGAGGAATGATGAAATCATACCAGATAAAGGTGAATTGAAATTCACAAATGTTACACCCACCATTGTTGTCAAGGACCAAATCATTTATCTAGGGTTTCAACTCCAGTTTTCCAGTCGTCTTGATCGTCAGCCCTTTCTGTTTGCTGCCGGGTATGGAAAGCCTGGTGCTAACAACATCCTACCAACGCATAAATATAGAAGCGCCTTGTTAGTTGATTTCCCTAAAG GAGTCATTCGTATAGGGTTTGTAGACAGCAGGAAAGTGAAGATGACCCATGGAATACTAACTATTATTGGATGGGGCATAATAATTCCATTCGGAGCATCAATGGCCAGATATCTTAGGGAGTATGAGCCTTTGTGGTACTACCTTCATTCATCAGTTCAGTTTATAGGTTTCTTTGTGGGGCTTTCTGGTGTGGCTGTTGGAAGGACACTATATGAACTAGTACATGCTGACTTTAACAGCCACAGATCCATAGGGTACATTGTGCTTGCACTCAGTGTTCTTCAG CTATGCCAGTTTATCATGAGGCCATCCAGGACCTCCAAGGTCAGGAAGTACTGGAACAAGAGCCATCAATGGGTGGGGAGATCGGTGGTCGTGCTTGCTCTTGTCAATATTTTCATTGGTCTCTTTTACGGAAATGGAGGGAAACCTTTTAAGACATTTTTTTTGTGCGCCTTTTCTCTTTTCGTTTTgtcccaaataattttggaaatCCGGCACCTGCTTCAGAGTAAAAGAGCAGCTCTTGCTACTACCGCTGATGAGCCTCCTCTTTTTCAAGTTCCTCCACGAACTTAG
- the LOC126600229 gene encoding cytochrome b561 and DOMON domain-containing protein At3g61750-like isoform X2, whose translation MVMMRNSSNSLIMLSYVFMITMMIFLLKPNKRLVNAGQNDIVVLPNFCTTRLNVLQPPYHDIPKSICSSLDWHGYRISDNNAVLTVVLSGMNENSWVGVGVSKDGMMVGSSAVVGWMNRDGRSGTVKQYYLKGRTRNDEIIPDKGELKFTNVTPTIVVKDQIIYLGFQLQFSSRLDRQPFLFAAGYGKPGANNILPTHKYRSALLVDFPKGVIRIGFVDSRKVKMTHGILTIIGWGIIIPFGASMARYLREYEPLWYYLHSSVQFIGFFVGLSGVAVGRTLYELVHADFNSHRSIGYIVLALSVLQLCQFIMRPSRTSKVRKYWNKSHQWVGRSVVVLALVNIFIGLFYGNGGKPFKTFFLCAFSLFVLSQIILEIRHLLQSKRAALATTADEPPLFQVPPRT comes from the exons ATGGTGATGATGAGGAATTCATCAAATTCCTTGATAATGTTGAGCTATGTCTTCATGATCACGATGATGATATTTTTATTAAAGCCAAATAAGAGATTGGTCAATGCTGGTCAGAATGATATCGTAGTACTGCCTAATTTTTGTACAACACGTTTAAATGTTCTCCAGCCACCCTATCATGATATACCGAAATCCATCTGTTCATCCCTCGATTGGCACGGCTACCGTATTAGC GATAATAACGCTGTTCTTACCGTTGTACTATCGGGAATGAACGAAAACAGTTGGGTCGGAGTCGGGGTGTCAAAGGACGGCATGATGGTTGGTTCGAGTGCCGTGGTGGGATGGATGAACAGAGACGGCAGATCGGGCACAGTAAAGCAATATTATTTGAAAGGACGTACGAGGAATGATGAAATCATACCAGATAAAGGTGAATTGAAATTCACAAATGTTACACCCACCATTGTTGTCAAGGACCAAATCATTTATCTAGGGTTTCAACTCCAGTTTTCCAGTCGTCTTGATCGTCAGCCCTTTCTGTTTGCTGCCGGGTATGGAAAGCCTGGTGCTAACAACATCCTACCAACGCATAAATATAGAAGCGCCTTGTTAGTTGATTTCCCTAAAG GAGTCATTCGTATAGGGTTTGTAGACAGCAGGAAAGTGAAGATGACCCATGGAATACTAACTATTATTGGATGGGGCATAATAATTCCATTCGGAGCATCAATGGCCAGATATCTTAGGGAGTATGAGCCTTTGTGGTACTACCTTCATTCATCAGTTCAGTTTATAGGTTTCTTTGTGGGGCTTTCTGGTGTGGCTGTTGGAAGGACACTATATGAACTAGTACATGCTGACTTTAACAGCCACAGATCCATAGGGTACATTGTGCTTGCACTCAGTGTTCTTCAG CTATGCCAGTTTATCATGAGGCCATCCAGGACCTCCAAGGTCAGGAAGTACTGGAACAAGAGCCATCAATGGGTGGGGAGATCGGTGGTCGTGCTTGCTCTTGTCAATATTTTCATTGGTCTCTTTTACGGAAATGGAGGGAAACCTTTTAAGACATTTTTTTTGTGCGCCTTTTCTCTTTTCGTTTTgtcccaaataattttggaaatCCGGCACCTGCTTCAGAGTAAAAGAGCAGCTCTTGCTACTACCGCTGATGAGCCTCCTCTTTTTCAAGTTCCTCCACGAACTTAG
- the LOC126600229 gene encoding cytochrome b561 and DOMON domain-containing protein At3g61750-like isoform X3 — protein sequence MVMMRNSSNSLIMLSYVFMITMMIFLLKPNKRLVNAGQNDIVVLPNFCTTRLNVLQPPYHDIPKSICSSLDWHGYRISFFQDNNAVLTVVLSGMNENSWVGVGVSKDGMMVGSSAVVGWMNRDGRSGTVKQYYLKGRTRNDEIIPDKGVIRIGFVDSRKVKMTHGILTIIGWGIIIPFGASMARYLREYEPLWYYLHSSVQFIGFFVGLSGVAVGRTLYELVHADFNSHRSIGYIVLALSVLQLCQFIMRPSRTSKVRKYWNKSHQWVGRSVVVLALVNIFIGLFYGNGGKPFKTFFLCAFSLFVLSQIILEIRHLLQSKRAALATTADEPPLFQVPPRT from the exons ATGGTGATGATGAGGAATTCATCAAATTCCTTGATAATGTTGAGCTATGTCTTCATGATCACGATGATGATATTTTTATTAAAGCCAAATAAGAGATTGGTCAATGCTGGTCAGAATGATATCGTAGTACTGCCTAATTTTTGTACAACACGTTTAAATGTTCTCCAGCCACCCTATCATGATATACCGAAATCCATCTGTTCATCCCTCGATTGGCACGGCTACCGTATTAGC TTCTTTCAGGATAATAACGCTGTTCTTACCGTTGTACTATCGGGAATGAACGAAAACAGTTGGGTCGGAGTCGGGGTGTCAAAGGACGGCATGATGGTTGGTTCGAGTGCCGTGGTGGGATGGATGAACAGAGACGGCAGATCGGGCACAGTAAAGCAATATTATTTGAAAGGACGTACGAGGAATGATGAAATCATACCAGATAAAG GAGTCATTCGTATAGGGTTTGTAGACAGCAGGAAAGTGAAGATGACCCATGGAATACTAACTATTATTGGATGGGGCATAATAATTCCATTCGGAGCATCAATGGCCAGATATCTTAGGGAGTATGAGCCTTTGTGGTACTACCTTCATTCATCAGTTCAGTTTATAGGTTTCTTTGTGGGGCTTTCTGGTGTGGCTGTTGGAAGGACACTATATGAACTAGTACATGCTGACTTTAACAGCCACAGATCCATAGGGTACATTGTGCTTGCACTCAGTGTTCTTCAG CTATGCCAGTTTATCATGAGGCCATCCAGGACCTCCAAGGTCAGGAAGTACTGGAACAAGAGCCATCAATGGGTGGGGAGATCGGTGGTCGTGCTTGCTCTTGTCAATATTTTCATTGGTCTCTTTTACGGAAATGGAGGGAAACCTTTTAAGACATTTTTTTTGTGCGCCTTTTCTCTTTTCGTTTTgtcccaaataattttggaaatCCGGCACCTGCTTCAGAGTAAAAGAGCAGCTCTTGCTACTACCGCTGATGAGCCTCCTCTTTTTCAAGTTCCTCCACGAACTTAG